From the Pseudomonas baltica genome, one window contains:
- a CDS encoding helix-turn-helix transcriptional regulator, with translation MYASPTSTYLSPSASGSKSKLVVAVMSLLVTGTGSAYPITAADSWWKSVKPRVSFTLAKEDPHKHIDVRSPVAHIENIRETLNPSMADLSAVFGVSRQAIYKWISRDSEPEPATQAKLATLSRIADELKSAQVERVGNLVKMKAFNGSSLLDLVRLGTNSSEHISVLITEARKMETNYAKSGLPQSKAKPSDSWQTYVSIPGAVERV, from the coding sequence ATGTACGCAAGCCCGACTTCTACTTACCTTTCACCCTCAGCCAGCGGCAGCAAGAGCAAGCTTGTAGTGGCGGTGATGAGTCTTTTGGTTACTGGCACAGGCAGCGCCTATCCGATCACGGCGGCCGATAGCTGGTGGAAATCAGTCAAGCCTCGGGTTTCTTTTACGCTCGCGAAAGAAGATCCGCATAAGCATATAGATGTGCGCTCGCCGGTGGCACACATCGAAAATATTCGAGAAACCCTAAATCCCTCGATGGCGGATCTTTCGGCAGTGTTTGGTGTTTCTAGGCAGGCAATCTACAAATGGATAAGCCGCGACTCCGAGCCAGAGCCTGCAACTCAGGCGAAACTCGCGACGCTAAGCCGCATCGCCGATGAGCTCAAGTCCGCCCAGGTCGAGCGAGTCGGAAACCTGGTAAAAATGAAAGCGTTTAACGGAAGCTCCCTGCTTGACCTAGTGAGGTTGGGTACCAATAGCTCAGAGCATATTTCTGTTCTCATCACTGAGGCGCGGAAAATGGAAACAAATTATGCGAAGTCCGGTCTGCCGCAGTCCAAGGCAAAGCCTTCTGACTCGTGGCAAACCTATGTGTCCATTCCTGGTGCCGTCGAACGAGTGTAG
- a CDS encoding TIGR04255 family protein: MPDKLSNAPVYYAIAQAQFNPVPAMHKYVVDIQDQLRRVGFTLFEPQQQMQLQIPEAGAAFAEPQVTQTSLWLLTKQDRSSGFILNANSLSFHTTHYETSQEFIPTLLMGLKAVHEVVGLAHLSRVGLRYLDAVQPSEGESIEQYLTPGLHGLDFDAPRLQSMMESVFHTECGPLVPTGMLLSRVYKARGVVGFPPDLLPHGLVMMPKFVTPEITHAVIDTDHSVSGQMPIDFEAIEMQMKNLHAAIKQVFAATVTDHANRVWA; this comes from the coding sequence GTGCCGGACAAATTATCCAATGCCCCGGTCTACTACGCGATAGCGCAAGCGCAATTCAATCCTGTGCCGGCGATGCATAAATATGTAGTCGATATCCAGGACCAGCTTCGACGCGTTGGGTTCACGCTGTTCGAGCCGCAGCAACAGATGCAGCTGCAGATTCCTGAGGCTGGAGCAGCGTTCGCTGAACCGCAGGTTACGCAGACGTCGCTCTGGCTGCTTACAAAGCAGGACCGAAGCTCAGGCTTCATCCTAAACGCGAATTCTCTATCGTTTCATACGACGCATTACGAAACGAGCCAGGAATTTATTCCTACGCTCCTGATGGGGCTCAAAGCCGTGCACGAAGTCGTAGGTCTGGCGCATCTGAGTCGCGTGGGCCTTCGCTACCTAGATGCGGTTCAGCCATCAGAAGGCGAAAGCATTGAGCAATACCTAACACCCGGCCTACACGGATTGGATTTTGACGCACCACGATTACAGTCCATGATGGAATCGGTTTTCCATACAGAATGCGGCCCTCTGGTTCCCACTGGGATGCTGCTGAGCCGTGTCTACAAGGCTCGTGGGGTAGTGGGGTTTCCACCAGATCTCCTACCACATGGTTTAGTCATGATGCCGAAATTCGTGACTCCGGAAATAACTCATGCTGTTATCGATACCGACCATTCCGTCTCGGGGCAAATGCCAATTGATTTCGAAGCGATCGAAATGCAGATGAAAAATCTACACGCCGCAATTAAACAAGTCTTTGCTGCTACCGTTACAGATCATGCCAATCGCGTTTGGGCCTAA
- a CDS encoding Arm DNA-binding domain-containing protein encodes MGRGGRGVRAVSDTSIEITFMYRGVRCRERITLKPSPTNLKKAEQHKAAIEHAISIGTFDYAVTFPGSPRAAQFAPEASRETVNGFLTRWLAAKKKHLASSSFDGYRKIVELRLLPALGDHMLVDLKRKIVRDWLDTLLVGNKTLSNIQSCLRSALNDACEEELIELNPLAGWTYSRKEAPPKEDDVDPFAPEEQAAILGVLQGQARNLVQFALWTGLRTSELVALDWGDVDWLRGEVMITKAMTQASGGIAEVPKTSAGRRSVKLLRPALEALKAQKEHTFLADREIFQNPRTGERWTGDQPIRKTMWVPAMKKAGVRYRRPYQTRHTYASMMLSAGEHPMWVAKQMGHTDWTMIARVYGRWLPNEHSTSGSKAEIAFATADTQLMNCVVRPTT; translated from the coding sequence ATGGGTAGAGGCGGGCGGGGAGTTCGGGCGGTCTCCGATACGAGCATCGAAATCACGTTCATGTATCGGGGCGTCCGGTGCCGCGAGCGCATCACGCTCAAGCCCTCCCCCACTAATCTGAAAAAGGCAGAGCAGCACAAGGCGGCGATCGAGCACGCGATATCGATCGGGACCTTCGACTATGCGGTGACCTTCCCCGGCTCGCCCAGGGCTGCGCAATTCGCGCCAGAGGCGAGCCGGGAGACAGTTAACGGTTTCCTGACTAGGTGGCTGGCAGCCAAGAAGAAACACCTCGCGAGCAGCAGCTTCGACGGCTACCGAAAGATCGTCGAGCTCCGCCTGCTCCCTGCCCTTGGCGACCACATGCTGGTCGACCTCAAGCGCAAGATCGTCCGCGACTGGTTGGACACCCTGCTGGTGGGTAACAAGACGTTGAGCAACATCCAGAGCTGCTTGCGCTCGGCGCTGAACGACGCGTGCGAGGAGGAGCTGATAGAGCTCAATCCGCTGGCTGGCTGGACCTACTCCCGTAAAGAGGCGCCCCCGAAGGAAGACGACGTCGACCCATTCGCGCCCGAAGAACAAGCCGCAATTCTGGGTGTCCTCCAAGGTCAGGCCCGTAACCTGGTGCAGTTCGCGCTGTGGACAGGACTGCGCACCAGCGAGCTGGTGGCCCTGGACTGGGGCGACGTGGATTGGCTCCGCGGCGAGGTGATGATCACCAAGGCAATGACCCAGGCATCAGGCGGTATCGCCGAAGTACCCAAGACATCCGCAGGGCGCCGGAGCGTCAAACTGCTGCGCCCTGCCCTTGAGGCACTGAAAGCTCAGAAGGAGCACACGTTCCTCGCCGATCGCGAGATCTTCCAGAACCCGCGCACAGGGGAGCGGTGGACTGGTGATCAGCCGATCAGAAAGACAATGTGGGTACCGGCGATGAAGAAGGCGGGTGTTCGGTATCGGCGGCCTTACCAAACCAGGCATACCTACGCATCCATGATGCTATCCGCTGGCGAGCACCCAATGTGGGTTGCGAAGCAGATGGGGCATACGGATTGGACGATGATCGCCAGAGTGTATGGTCGATGGCTTCCAAATGAGCATTCGACGTCTGGTTCGAAAGCTGAAATTGCTTTCGCAACCGCCGACACTCAGCTAATGAATTGCGTTGTGAGGCCGACAACCTAG
- the csrA gene encoding carbon storage regulator CsrA: MLILTRKAGESLVIANNIVVTVIGVNHGQVRLGIEAPAHVVVDREEIHQRRQAELQNTTPLEHYSRMAAEAKVRP, encoded by the coding sequence ATGCTGATCCTCACCCGTAAAGCCGGCGAATCCCTCGTGATCGCCAACAACATCGTCGTGACCGTAATCGGCGTCAACCATGGGCAGGTCCGCCTGGGCATTGAGGCGCCGGCTCACGTGGTGGTCGACCGCGAAGAAATCCACCAGCGCCGTCAGGCTGAGCTGCAGAACACAACCCCGCTCGAGCACTACAGCCGTATGGCGGCAGAAGCCAAGGTGCGGCCATGA
- a CDS encoding LuxR C-terminal-related transcriptional regulator, which translates to MTHPTITSNGIVGRIGAGLSQRELECVMAVACGMSSKEASRDLGISKDGVDKRILAAGVKLGVVKRAALVAAAFQRGIIAFAGGAPTPGPQHHEDSDDHQGVFVA; encoded by the coding sequence ATGACCCACCCCACCATCACCTCGAACGGTATCGTCGGCCGGATCGGCGCCGGGCTGTCCCAGCGTGAGCTGGAGTGCGTCATGGCCGTCGCGTGCGGCATGAGCTCCAAGGAAGCCTCCCGCGATCTGGGCATCAGCAAGGACGGCGTCGACAAGCGCATCCTGGCCGCTGGCGTAAAGCTGGGTGTAGTGAAGCGTGCTGCTCTGGTTGCAGCAGCATTCCAGCGAGGCATCATTGCCTTTGCCGGCGGTGCGCCAACCCCAGGGCCCCAGCACCATGAAGACAGCGACGACCATCAGGGCGTGTTCGTGGCGTAA
- the tnpA gene encoding IS66 family insertion sequence element accessory protein TnpA, which translates to MKPPAGLTARRAFWAEHVQAWRNSGMTQVAYCERHKINTKSFGYWFRSRELENETLTIVPIAVREVATASELKLRHPSGWELILPCTIDPAWLAHLLQEMR; encoded by the coding sequence ATGAAACCACCCGCCGGACTCACCGCACGGCGCGCATTCTGGGCCGAACATGTCCAGGCATGGCGCAACAGCGGCATGACCCAAGTTGCCTACTGCGAGCGGCACAAGATCAACACCAAATCATTTGGCTATTGGTTTCGAAGTCGCGAGCTGGAAAACGAGACCCTGACGATAGTGCCCATCGCCGTACGTGAAGTTGCCACGGCAAGCGAGCTGAAGCTAAGACATCCAAGCGGCTGGGAGCTGATATTGCCGTGCACGATAGATCCGGCGTGGCTGGCCCATCTGCTCCAGGAGATGCGCTGA
- the tnpB gene encoding IS66 family insertion sequence element accessory protein TnpB (TnpB, as the term is used for proteins encoded by IS66 family insertion elements, is considered an accessory protein, since TnpC, encoded by a neighboring gene, is a DDE family transposase.): protein MLLPAQVWLILEPMDMRLGIDGLSSRVQHALGRSPCDGTAYAFRNRRGNRLKLLQWDGTGVWLSQRRLHEGTFVWPVPGETVFTLTQAQWQWLITGVDWQRLEARPMSDWRV, encoded by the coding sequence ATGCTATTGCCTGCACAGGTCTGGCTGATTCTTGAACCGATGGACATGCGCCTTGGCATCGATGGTCTTTCGTCGCGCGTCCAACACGCGCTGGGAAGATCGCCGTGCGACGGCACCGCTTATGCTTTTCGTAATCGCCGAGGCAACCGCCTCAAGCTTCTTCAATGGGACGGCACCGGTGTCTGGCTTAGCCAGCGCCGTCTGCATGAAGGCACTTTTGTATGGCCTGTCCCTGGCGAAACAGTCTTCACATTGACCCAGGCGCAATGGCAGTGGCTGATCACTGGCGTTGACTGGCAACGATTGGAAGCTCGTCCGATGAGTGACTGGAGAGTGTAG
- the tnpC gene encoding IS66 family transposase gives MPVADEIAALNLDPALRERIMAALSQQVDVDKLRAQAQHDALKIQALTLELAHYKRIRFGVRNEALSPEQRDLFQETADADCAAIEVEVEALVPQQRAQRSRAGRQPLPEHLPRIEHRHKPEACRCPECGGEWVKVGEDITEQLDVEPAKFFVHRHIRSKYACRPCERIVSAQVPPAIIDGGLAAPGLITWVLISKYLDHLPLYRLEQIAQRAGVTLARSTLADWVGRYGFALQPLADRLAELLRQRLILHADETPVQQLDPGKGKTKRAYLWVYRSNDLDPGPGITVFDYQTGRSGAHARAFLDDWKGHLVVDDYAGYKALFTQGVTEVGCMAHARRKFFELHAANQSAVAAEALLRIAQLYEIESRGKMLTCDARKHLRTSEALAKLQDMHEWMLSTRQGVANGSSLAKAMDYSLKRWVALSRYARSGDLPIDNNAVENVIRPIAVGKKNWLFTGSERAGCRAAAIQSLLATAKLNGLAPSAWLRDTLEKLPTWPNSRIDELLPLR, from the coding sequence ATGCCAGTCGCCGATGAAATCGCCGCCCTCAATCTTGATCCCGCCCTGCGGGAGAGGATCATGGCCGCGCTTTCACAGCAGGTCGATGTCGATAAGCTACGTGCCCAGGCTCAACATGACGCGTTGAAAATCCAGGCATTGACCCTCGAACTTGCTCATTACAAGCGTATTCGGTTCGGCGTCAGAAACGAGGCGTTGTCGCCCGAGCAGCGAGACTTATTTCAAGAAACCGCCGATGCCGACTGCGCCGCCATTGAAGTAGAAGTCGAGGCACTCGTGCCTCAACAGCGAGCGCAGCGCTCTCGCGCCGGCCGTCAACCACTGCCGGAACATCTGCCACGTATTGAACATCGCCACAAGCCCGAGGCCTGCCGTTGCCCTGAATGCGGTGGTGAATGGGTAAAAGTGGGCGAAGACATCACCGAGCAACTGGATGTCGAGCCTGCCAAGTTCTTCGTGCATCGCCATATCCGTAGCAAATACGCCTGCCGACCCTGCGAACGTATTGTTTCAGCACAAGTGCCTCCCGCCATCATCGACGGCGGCCTGGCGGCTCCGGGACTGATTACCTGGGTGTTGATCAGCAAGTACCTCGATCATCTCCCGTTGTATCGCCTTGAACAGATCGCCCAGCGTGCGGGCGTCACACTGGCACGATCAACCTTGGCCGACTGGGTTGGCCGCTATGGATTTGCGCTGCAACCGCTGGCGGATCGATTGGCCGAGTTGTTGCGCCAACGCCTGATCCTGCATGCTGACGAAACACCGGTACAGCAACTTGACCCTGGCAAAGGCAAAACCAAGCGAGCCTATTTGTGGGTTTATCGCAGTAACGACCTGGATCCCGGGCCGGGGATTACCGTATTTGATTACCAGACCGGGCGCAGCGGTGCGCATGCACGCGCTTTTCTGGATGACTGGAAAGGTCATTTGGTCGTTGACGATTATGCGGGCTACAAAGCGCTATTTACTCAGGGCGTTACCGAAGTGGGTTGTATGGCACATGCACGGCGCAAGTTTTTTGAATTGCATGCGGCCAATCAAAGCGCGGTGGCTGCCGAGGCTTTACTACGGATCGCTCAATTGTACGAAATCGAATCACGGGGAAAAATGTTGACCTGTGATGCACGCAAACATCTGCGCACCAGCGAGGCGCTGGCCAAGCTGCAAGACATGCATGAGTGGATGCTATCGACCCGCCAAGGGGTAGCGAACGGCAGCAGCTTGGCCAAGGCGATGGACTACAGCCTCAAGCGCTGGGTGGCGTTGTCACGCTATGCCCGCAGCGGTGATTTACCTATCGATAACAACGCAGTTGAAAATGTGATCAGGCCTATAGCGGTGGGTAAGAAGAACTGGTTGTTTACTGGCTCTGAGCGAGCGGGATGCCGCGCAGCTGCGATCCAGAGCTTGCTGGCGACGGCGAAACTTAATGGGCTTGCCCCGTCGGCATGGCTGCGCGATACGTTGGAAAAGCTCCCGACATGGCCCAACAGCAGGATTGATGAGTTGTTGCCGTTGCGATGA
- the istB gene encoding IS21-like element ISPsy14 family helper ATPase IstB — translation MLPNPTLDKLQTLRLHGMIKSLGEQHATPDINDLSFDERFGLMVDRELTEREDARLTTRLKAARLRHNACLEDIDYRSPRGLDKALILQLGSGQWLRDGLNLIIGGPTGVGKTWLACALAHKACRDGYSVRYLRLPRLMEELGLAHGDGRFAKLMAGYAKTDLLILDDWGLAPFTAAQRRDMLELLDDRYGNRSTLVTSQMPVDKWHALIGDPTLGDAILDRLVHNAYRIELKGESMRRRATKLTAAGTSD, via the coding sequence ATGCTACCGAATCCAACGCTCGACAAGCTACAAACCCTGCGCCTGCACGGCATGATCAAGTCGCTGGGCGAGCAACACGCAACGCCCGATATCAATGATCTGAGCTTCGACGAACGCTTCGGTCTGATGGTCGATCGCGAGCTGACCGAGCGCGAAGACGCCCGCCTGACCACTCGCCTCAAAGCCGCGCGACTGCGCCACAACGCCTGCCTGGAAGACATCGACTACCGCAGCCCACGTGGCCTGGACAAGGCCTTGATCCTGCAACTGGGCAGCGGCCAGTGGCTGCGCGATGGCCTGAACCTGATCATCGGCGGGCCAACTGGCGTAGGCAAAACCTGGCTCGCCTGCGCGCTGGCCCACAAGGCCTGCCGCGACGGCTACAGCGTCCGTTACCTGCGCCTGCCGCGCTTGATGGAGGAACTGGGCCTGGCCCATGGCGACGGCCGCTTCGCCAAACTGATGGCTGGCTACGCCAAGACTGACCTGCTGATCTTGGACGACTGGGGCCTGGCACCGTTTACCGCCGCGCAACGGCGCGACATGCTTGAACTGCTGGACGACCGCTACGGCAACCGCTCGACACTGGTTACCAGCCAGATGCCGGTGGACAAATGGCATGCGCTGATCGGCGATCCGACGTTGGGCGATGCGATCCTCGACCGTCTGGTGCACAACGCTTATCGAATCGAACTGAAGGGCGAATCGATGCGCAGGCGCGCAACGAAATTGACGGCGGCAGGGACTTCAGACTAA
- a CDS encoding S24 family peptidase, translating to MELKDRLKHARKMANLTQVELAERAGIKQASVSEIERGLSRTSGYLVKIAQICGVSPVWLAEGVGPVDSVGNPAVTESQAGKVTPGASAADLVKEMLAKSGKGIAEETRARLLAAADESQTDFLPSEYSSLHPRNEEIVIPQYDIRAAMGDGQVPPDYTEVVRNLVVREELLREKGVTYTSASALAMINGWGQSMEGTINDKDLVIVDRGVKDFIGEGIYVMTWHQELYIKRVMRLDEENYRLISDNKHYENQTARIDDVTIHAKVLYIWNGRKA from the coding sequence ATGGAACTTAAAGATCGCCTCAAACATGCCCGTAAAATGGCCAACCTCACCCAGGTTGAGCTTGCGGAACGCGCCGGCATCAAGCAGGCGTCTGTTTCCGAAATCGAAAGGGGACTGTCCCGGACAAGTGGTTATCTTGTAAAAATAGCGCAAATCTGCGGAGTGAGCCCGGTATGGCTTGCGGAAGGGGTCGGCCCTGTTGATTCGGTTGGCAACCCAGCAGTTACTGAATCGCAGGCAGGTAAGGTGACGCCAGGTGCGTCAGCTGCGGATTTGGTAAAGGAGATGCTTGCGAAAAGTGGTAAAGGAATCGCTGAAGAAACACGCGCCCGCTTACTGGCCGCGGCCGATGAGTCTCAAACCGACTTTCTTCCCTCCGAATACAGCTCATTACACCCGCGCAACGAAGAAATAGTCATCCCCCAGTACGACATTCGCGCTGCCATGGGGGATGGGCAAGTGCCACCTGATTACACCGAGGTCGTTCGCAATCTGGTAGTGCGCGAGGAATTGCTACGCGAGAAGGGCGTTACCTACACCTCAGCCTCAGCCCTAGCGATGATCAACGGTTGGGGGCAGTCGATGGAAGGCACGATCAATGACAAGGATTTGGTGATCGTTGATCGAGGAGTGAAGGATTTTATTGGCGAGGGAATCTACGTCATGACCTGGCACCAAGAGCTCTACATCAAACGGGTGATGCGCCTCGATGAAGAAAACTATCGCCTGATCTCGGACAATAAGCATTATGAGAACCAGACGGCCCGGATCGACGATGTGACAATTCACGCGAAGGTTCTCTACATCTGGAATGGTAGGAAGGCTTGA
- a CDS encoding YdaS family helix-turn-helix protein, whose translation MTSIFNDLVAFFGGQVATAKALGVTQGTVSGWIRGLHGCSADVALVAQNKTGGHFTAAQLRPSLAKSLPTMEQNLLAKAATQQPHESAVNPSSTKQVSL comes from the coding sequence ATGACCAGTATTTTTAACGACCTCGTGGCCTTTTTCGGTGGGCAAGTCGCTACCGCAAAAGCTCTCGGTGTAACGCAAGGCACCGTTAGTGGATGGATTCGAGGACTCCACGGATGTTCGGCAGATGTTGCTCTGGTGGCGCAGAACAAAACCGGTGGCCATTTCACCGCTGCGCAACTGCGTCCATCGTTAGCAAAGTCGCTGCCGACCATGGAGCAAAATTTACTCGCAAAAGCTGCTACTCAGCAGCCCCATGAATCTGCTGTGAATCCATCCAGTACGAAGCAGGTATCTCTATGA
- a CDS encoding ORF6N domain-containing protein — protein sequence MNLITIHNTTMPVVEYRGQRVVTLAMIDQVHERPEGTARRNFNEHRDRFVEGRDCFEVTADDIRTQSIAQAFAPRTAKGVLLTERGYMLLTKPFNDDLAWDVQSRLVDEYFRTASPPALPGDYITALEHLLATKRSEQLAIEQRDHAVATKAEIGTRREATAMATASAAVRQVRTLQAELGRGCLQATVSAVEKAAKRKFGKQGFRPLKNWCALHGVAAPKVLDSRYGWVRSWPAAAWEAVYQIDLADLFGADGDSQC from the coding sequence GTGAACCTGATCACCATCCACAACACCACCATGCCAGTCGTCGAGTACCGCGGCCAGCGTGTCGTGACCTTGGCGATGATCGACCAGGTGCATGAGAGGCCAGAAGGGACTGCGCGCCGCAACTTCAATGAACACCGAGATCGCTTTGTTGAGGGCCGCGACTGCTTCGAAGTGACTGCGGACGATATTCGTACGCAGTCGATTGCCCAAGCATTCGCGCCTCGCACCGCGAAAGGGGTCTTGCTGACTGAGCGCGGCTACATGCTGCTCACCAAGCCGTTCAACGACGATCTCGCGTGGGATGTTCAGTCTCGACTGGTTGACGAGTACTTCCGAACCGCATCGCCCCCCGCACTTCCCGGCGACTACATCACCGCTCTTGAGCACCTGCTGGCCACCAAACGCTCCGAGCAACTCGCGATTGAACAGCGAGACCACGCGGTAGCGACCAAGGCAGAGATCGGCACTAGGCGCGAAGCCACTGCCATGGCCACTGCTTCCGCAGCAGTGCGGCAAGTCCGCACTCTTCAGGCCGAACTTGGCCGTGGCTGTCTCCAGGCGACCGTCTCCGCCGTTGAGAAGGCCGCCAAGCGCAAGTTCGGCAAGCAGGGGTTTCGCCCGCTTAAAAATTGGTGCGCTTTACACGGCGTCGCCGCGCCGAAGGTTCTCGACTCTCGTTATGGCTGGGTTCGCTCCTGGCCCGCTGCCGCCTGGGAGGCCGTTTACCAAATTGATCTGGCTGACCTGTTCGGCGCCGATGGAGATTCGCAATGCTGA
- a CDS encoding HNH endonuclease, giving the protein MSLESVVWALAQTSLEPIDKFVLMCMCDSAQENQATIADASIARYTNLSEDEVLLAVERLVRRGLIRRHAVGQYFLAIPVDPPLKRTYRKKVINSRMRLAVFERDGYACLRCKSQKDLRADHVFPESYGGETSLGNLQTLCALCNSWKGTKTIDFRKVPEVSA; this is encoded by the coding sequence ATGAGCCTGGAATCAGTAGTTTGGGCGCTGGCGCAGACCAGTCTTGAGCCTATCGATAAGTTCGTCTTGATGTGCATGTGTGACAGTGCGCAGGAAAACCAGGCGACGATCGCCGACGCCAGCATCGCTCGCTATACCAACTTGTCCGAAGATGAAGTGCTTCTGGCTGTCGAACGGCTGGTACGTCGAGGGCTTATCCGGCGACATGCCGTTGGACAGTACTTCCTCGCCATTCCGGTAGATCCGCCGTTGAAGCGGACATATCGCAAGAAAGTGATCAACTCGCGCATGCGTCTCGCGGTATTCGAGCGAGACGGCTACGCCTGCCTCCGCTGCAAAAGCCAGAAGGACCTCAGAGCAGATCACGTTTTTCCTGAAAGCTATGGGGGAGAAACTTCGCTGGGGAATCTCCAAACTCTTTGCGCCTTGTGCAACAGCTGGAAGGGCACCAAGACGATTGATTTCCGTAAGGTGCCGGAGGTATCCGCATGA
- a CDS encoding ATP-binding protein, producing MTTRPRFTIETRAGQCTEHGQYPNALVEQFGADPVWYGCPRCHFDRRHAADLTVRAGGALEHTKRQLNNQLLDAAIPLRFQQATLENWVAGNDQAKVRVWNVVCGFVEAFAENFEVGRCVMLLGKVGTGKTHLATAMLQQSLRYFGTQGMRGLYTTAGGIIRSVKSTFGAQGKTEAQVYAGMIAPHLLVIDEVGLQNGTDFERQVLFEVINGRYEQTKPTIVVSNLSVPQLRECLGDRAVDRLRDRGGLVEVFGWASARGAA from the coding sequence ATGACCACACGACCACGCTTCACAATCGAAACCCGCGCTGGCCAGTGTACCGAGCACGGTCAGTACCCTAACGCGCTGGTGGAACAGTTCGGCGCCGATCCGGTCTGGTATGGCTGCCCCCGTTGTCACTTTGACCGCCGCCACGCCGCTGACCTCACTGTCCGCGCTGGCGGTGCTCTGGAGCACACCAAGCGTCAACTGAACAACCAACTACTCGATGCTGCCATTCCGCTGCGCTTCCAGCAGGCCACGCTAGAGAACTGGGTTGCCGGGAATGACCAAGCCAAGGTGCGCGTCTGGAACGTCGTCTGCGGCTTCGTAGAGGCCTTCGCTGAAAACTTCGAAGTGGGTCGCTGTGTGATGCTACTGGGCAAGGTCGGAACCGGCAAAACCCATTTGGCCACCGCGATGCTTCAGCAGAGCCTTCGGTACTTCGGTACCCAGGGGATGCGCGGCCTGTACACAACGGCCGGCGGAATTATCCGCTCAGTGAAGTCCACGTTTGGCGCTCAGGGCAAAACAGAGGCGCAGGTCTACGCCGGGATGATCGCCCCGCACCTACTGGTGATTGATGAGGTAGGCCTGCAGAACGGTACGGACTTCGAGCGCCAGGTGCTTTTCGAGGTCATCAACGGCCGATACGAGCAGACCAAGCCGACCATCGTGGTCTCGAACCTGTCGGTTCCTCAACTGCGCGAGTGCCTGGGTGACCGGGCCGTCGACCGGCTTCGCGACCGTGGTGGACTGGTTGAGGTATTCGGCTGGGCATCGGCGCGGGGTGCAGCATGA